In one Natronosalvus amylolyticus genomic region, the following are encoded:
- a CDS encoding carbohydrate ABC transporter permease yields the protein MSTEGQTSVADRESKRSGPIVAFTRWLENLGETAFAYLLLLPVFLLLGSVALYPLLRTFELSLYVNILGTGTPEFVGLQNYIDLLTGASNPRFPGSTTFLPSMETSSSFPFVHVEGWLRSALIVTLLFTFVSVFFETIIGFGQALILDQDFRGRSWVRTAIIIPWAIPIVIQGMIFYLMFHPSTGFLTEYLARWGIVAGTNTLNDPWSAVLIIIVADIWKTSAFMALLILAGLQSIDRSLYDVARVAGATRWQQFKMITFPLVLPAVGIAVLFRTIDAMRIYGLIDSVSSCTVVPSLSCMVVETFNTNRGLSSAVAFVTAAIIGVLVTIVIYQQYKEGI from the coding sequence ATGAGTACCGAGGGTCAGACGTCAGTCGCCGACCGCGAATCGAAACGGTCGGGACCGATCGTCGCATTTACCAGATGGCTGGAGAACCTGGGCGAGACAGCATTCGCGTACCTGCTGTTGTTGCCAGTGTTTCTCTTGCTCGGCTCGGTCGCGCTCTATCCACTGTTGCGGACGTTCGAGCTGTCGCTGTACGTAAACATCCTCGGAACTGGTACACCCGAATTCGTCGGGCTCCAAAACTACATCGACCTGCTCACCGGGGCCAGTAATCCACGGTTCCCCGGCTCGACTACGTTCCTCCCCTCAATGGAAACGTCCTCGAGTTTTCCTTTCGTTCACGTCGAGGGGTGGCTCCGTAGTGCGTTGATCGTCACGTTGCTCTTTACGTTCGTGAGCGTCTTCTTCGAGACTATCATCGGCTTCGGACAGGCCCTGATCCTCGATCAGGATTTCCGCGGCCGAAGCTGGGTCAGAACGGCGATCATTATCCCGTGGGCGATCCCAATCGTTATCCAGGGGATGATCTTTTACCTGATGTTCCATCCCAGCACCGGCTTCCTTACCGAGTATCTGGCACGATGGGGTATCGTCGCCGGGACGAACACGCTCAACGATCCGTGGAGTGCGGTGTTGATCATCATCGTTGCCGACATCTGGAAAACGTCGGCGTTCATGGCGCTTTTGATCCTCGCCGGCCTCCAGAGCATCGATCGAAGTCTCTATGACGTAGCCAGAGTCGCCGGTGCCACACGCTGGCAACAGTTCAAGATGATCACGTTCCCACTGGTGTTGCCCGCCGTCGGTATCGCAGTGCTCTTTCGAACCATCGACGCGATGCGAATCTACGGACTGATCGATTCGGTCTCGAGCTGTACGGTCGTCCCGTCGTTATCGTGTATGGTTGTCGAGACGTTCAACACCAATCGTGGCCTGTCATCAGCGGTCGCGTTCGTCACCGCGGCGATTATCGGGGTTCTGGTCACGATCGTGATCTACCAGCAGTACAAGGAGGGAATCTAG
- a CDS encoding ABC transporter ATP-binding protein, with amino-acid sequence MANVTLEHVTKRYEDVTAVDDMNLDIRDGEFVCLVGPSGCGKSTTMETIAGLTKPTEGTIKIGERDVTKLPPKDRGVAMVFQNIALFPHMDVYDNISFGLRLRKYEKDEIDRRVEHATEVVQLDGMLDRMPDEMSGGQRQRVAIARAIVRNPDVFLMDEPLANLDAKLRVHMRTELQRLHKELDTTIIYVTHDQAEAMTMSDRIAVINAGELQQIDPPLVCYNEPANLFVAGFIGSPSMNLINGELTSSGLQTDSFSVEFDPSILDGVSAGDQVTLGIRPEDVYLTEQAEGVGKPTQPMHVETDVLEPMGNEIFVYLNLDGSGERTMADAEGAAKGQLLMSVDPDTDIDEDQPVDIVLDRSSLHLFDTESGEALLHGLEKPVAVSDETGTVAESDS; translated from the coding sequence ATGGCAAACGTAACACTCGAACACGTCACGAAACGATACGAAGACGTCACCGCAGTCGACGACATGAACCTCGACATCCGAGACGGCGAATTCGTCTGTCTCGTTGGTCCATCCGGCTGTGGGAAGTCGACGACGATGGAAACGATTGCAGGATTAACCAAACCGACCGAAGGAACGATCAAAATCGGAGAACGAGACGTCACGAAACTGCCACCGAAAGACCGTGGCGTCGCGATGGTCTTCCAGAACATCGCATTGTTCCCGCACATGGACGTCTACGACAACATCTCCTTCGGGCTTCGGCTGCGAAAATACGAAAAAGACGAGATCGACCGTCGCGTCGAACACGCTACCGAAGTCGTCCAACTCGATGGAATGCTCGACCGGATGCCAGACGAGATGTCCGGCGGGCAGCGCCAGCGCGTTGCTATCGCTCGCGCAATCGTCCGAAATCCGGACGTCTTCCTGATGGACGAACCGCTAGCGAACCTCGACGCGAAGCTCCGTGTGCACATGCGAACGGAGCTCCAGCGTCTGCACAAGGAACTGGATACGACGATCATCTACGTCACTCACGATCAGGCTGAGGCGATGACGATGTCCGATCGAATTGCCGTCATCAACGCCGGTGAACTCCAACAGATCGATCCGCCACTGGTCTGTTACAACGAGCCAGCCAACCTGTTCGTTGCTGGATTTATTGGCTCGCCATCGATGAACCTCATCAACGGCGAACTGACCAGTAGCGGGCTTCAGACAGACTCATTCAGCGTCGAATTCGATCCTTCGATCCTCGATGGCGTTTCTGCTGGCGATCAGGTCACGCTCGGCATCCGGCCGGAAGACGTCTATCTCACAGAACAGGCAGAGGGTGTTGGAAAGCCGACACAGCCGATGCACGTCGAAACCGACGTCCTCGAGCCGATGGGCAATGAGATATTTGTCTACCTCAACCTGGATGGGAGTGGTGAACGAACGATGGCTGACGCCGAGGGCGCGGCCAAAGGTCAACTGCTGATGAGTGTCGATCCGGACACAGATATCGACGAGGATCAGCCGGTGGACATCGTCCTCGATCGCTCGAGTCTCCACCTGTTCGACACGGAATCTGGAGAAGCACTTCTCCATGGCCTCGAGAAGCCGGTTGCCGTCAGTGACGAAACTGGAACCGTTGCTGAATCCGATAGCTAA
- a CDS encoding cupin domain-containing protein — protein sequence MSYRKVNYEDVEQVSSAMHFLSDPLETEQVGVTIARCDPGWNSQPHDHTDNDHEEVYVLIEGAATVVVDDEPVEMEAGDALWIPPTSTRQIRNGETESAFVLVSAPGLDTDDGGDGEWLLSGFAG from the coding sequence ATGAGTTATCGCAAAGTCAACTACGAAGACGTCGAACAGGTCTCGAGTGCGATGCACTTTCTCAGTGACCCACTCGAGACCGAACAGGTCGGCGTGACGATTGCTCGCTGTGACCCCGGGTGGAATAGCCAGCCACACGACCACACGGATAACGATCACGAAGAAGTGTATGTGTTAATCGAAGGTGCGGCCACCGTCGTCGTCGACGATGAGCCAGTCGAGATGGAAGCCGGCGATGCTCTCTGGATTCCACCGACGTCTACCCGCCAGATTCGAAACGGTGAGACCGAAAGCGCGTTCGTCCTCGTGAGTGCTCCGGGACTCGATACTGACGATGGCGGTGACGGTGAGTGGCTTTTGAGTGGGTTTGCAGGCTGA
- a CDS encoding E3 ubiquitin ligase family protein, which translates to MNVGLLLVALVAVPIGGYLLVTGGRDLRAAHTIRQHDPVPVWSLHQHTGPVDVEGTARVDERTVTAPLTGKTCLAYEYEVEEYRSNNDNGSWKTLDSGMGGVDFFIEDDSGRVRVDPDGSDMHLETHTITVDPGEELPDSLAKYVATTDEVDAQDGTINLFITELKTGNRQRFTERRLDIGSEVYAFGQVSRDTSGDREWGSSQVDAILHAGNATPVFVISDTDESGTVRRLLLAGLPRVAGGLLAVFVVVVFVAGTLFL; encoded by the coding sequence ATGAACGTTGGCCTACTGCTCGTTGCCCTCGTCGCGGTGCCAATTGGTGGGTATCTGTTGGTCACCGGCGGCCGGGATCTCCGTGCGGCACATACGATTCGCCAGCACGATCCGGTCCCCGTCTGGTCACTTCATCAGCACACGGGGCCGGTGGACGTCGAGGGAACCGCTCGCGTCGACGAAAGGACAGTTACCGCTCCGTTGACGGGAAAGACGTGCCTCGCGTACGAATACGAGGTCGAAGAGTATCGATCGAATAACGATAACGGGAGTTGGAAGACGCTCGATAGCGGCATGGGCGGAGTCGATTTCTTCATCGAAGACGACTCTGGACGGGTTCGCGTCGACCCTGATGGGAGTGATATGCATCTCGAAACACACACCATTACGGTCGATCCCGGCGAGGAACTTCCCGATTCGCTAGCGAAATACGTCGCGACGACCGACGAAGTGGATGCCCAGGATGGAACGATCAACCTGTTCATCACCGAATTGAAAACCGGAAACAGACAACGCTTTACCGAGCGACGGCTCGATATCGGAAGCGAGGTGTACGCGTTCGGGCAAGTCAGTCGAGACACGTCTGGAGACAGAGAGTGGGGGAGTTCACAGGTAGACGCAATTTTGCACGCCGGTAATGCGACACCCGTGTTCGTTATCAGCGACACCGACGAATCCGGCACCGTTCGACGTTTGCTGTTGGCTGGCCTCCCCCGTGTAGCCGGCGGGTTACTGGCGGTTTTTGTGGTAGTCGTGTTCGTCGCTGGAACGCTATTTTTGTAA
- a CDS encoding Gfo/Idh/MocA family protein, producing MTESEYSSIRTGVIGLGNIGQYHAERLRDLGVQLGGGLDVSKTARDRFQTRYDVPVYEAGAPLYEDCDAVIITTPNTFHEPYVIEALEAGCHVLVEKPLAHSLESAERIAEAADSSDRVCMVGFNNRFLNTVQIVRNRIESGFFGDITHIEANYVRRRGVPGRGSWFTRRSVAGGGSLIDLGVHAIDLALYIFDFPQVTEVNGVTRSEFGSRDDYAFLEMWGDDGGSDEFDVDDSASAFIRCADSRTVSLEVAWATNRPANHDFIIRGTEAAARFDIMEGDLTLYSVKANGPNHFEDTTVQTTHNDTHADEQRAFFQAVIDGRGFEESVEQGVTVQRVIDAIYRSSESGGCVTSLE from the coding sequence ATGACAGAATCCGAATACTCGTCGATACGAACCGGTGTGATCGGGCTCGGCAACATCGGACAGTATCACGCCGAACGCCTTCGAGACCTTGGAGTTCAGCTCGGTGGTGGACTCGACGTCTCCAAAACCGCTCGAGACCGGTTTCAGACGCGGTACGACGTTCCCGTCTACGAAGCGGGCGCCCCCCTGTACGAAGACTGTGACGCGGTGATCATCACCACACCAAATACGTTTCACGAGCCGTACGTCATAGAGGCGCTGGAGGCTGGCTGTCACGTGCTCGTCGAAAAACCGCTCGCACACTCACTCGAAAGTGCAGAACGGATCGCCGAAGCTGCCGACTCGAGTGATCGCGTCTGTATGGTCGGATTCAACAATCGGTTCCTCAACACGGTGCAGATCGTGCGGAACCGTATCGAATCCGGCTTTTTCGGCGACATCACTCACATCGAGGCAAACTACGTACGACGCCGTGGCGTCCCCGGACGCGGTTCGTGGTTCACTCGTCGTTCCGTCGCCGGTGGCGGCTCGTTGATAGACCTCGGCGTCCACGCGATCGATCTCGCTTTGTACATCTTCGATTTCCCGCAGGTTACGGAGGTCAACGGAGTCACTCGTTCGGAGTTCGGCTCCAGAGATGACTACGCGTTTCTCGAGATGTGGGGTGATGACGGCGGTTCAGACGAATTCGACGTCGATGATTCCGCAAGTGCGTTCATCCGATGTGCTGATAGCCGAACCGTGTCGCTCGAGGTCGCCTGGGCGACGAACCGGCCAGCCAATCACGACTTCATCATCCGAGGTACTGAAGCCGCTGCCAGATTCGACATCATGGAGGGCGATCTCACGCTTTATTCGGTGAAGGCTAACGGTCCGAATCACTTCGAGGATACGACTGTACAGACCACACACAACGACACCCACGCCGACGAACAACGGGCATTTTTCCAGGCAGTCATAGACGGTCGAGGCTTCGAAGAAAGCGTCGAACAGGGTGTCACTGTCCAGCGCGTGATCGATGCTATCTATCGATCGAGCGAATCGGGTGGCTGTGTCACGAGCCTCGAGTAA
- a CDS encoding sugar phosphate isomerase/epimerase family protein has protein sequence MDIGVHTPPLYGESFEEAVAYLADQGVSAIEPGVGGFPGDTHLNRNEYLDDEAAQAELQALLENHDMHISALATHNNPLHPDEDRAANADTELREAIELAAQLEVGTITCFSGLPAGGPNDEVPNWITAPWPSEHADAHEYQWEVAIEYWSDIAAYADEHDVDIAIEMHPNMLVYEPTGLARLREATNERVGANFDPSHLYWQNISITDAIRFLGEDDAIHHFHAKDTRIYDEQANVKGVLDNTPYDDEINRSWIFRSVGYGHGESHWKDIVSTLRMVGYDGTLSIEHEDSLTSSREGLEKAIELLQRAIFTEQPGEAYWAE, from the coding sequence ATGGATATTGGCGTTCACACACCACCACTGTACGGTGAATCGTTCGAGGAGGCCGTCGCCTATCTGGCCGACCAGGGCGTGAGTGCGATCGAACCCGGCGTCGGTGGTTTTCCCGGCGACACGCACCTGAATCGTAACGAGTACCTCGACGACGAGGCTGCACAGGCCGAGTTACAGGCGCTGCTCGAGAACCACGACATGCACATCAGTGCGCTGGCGACCCATAACAATCCGCTCCATCCAGACGAGGATCGGGCAGCAAACGCAGATACCGAACTGCGCGAGGCAATCGAACTGGCCGCCCAACTCGAGGTCGGTACCATAACGTGCTTCTCCGGTCTGCCTGCTGGCGGTCCGAACGACGAAGTTCCGAACTGGATTACGGCCCCCTGGCCGAGCGAACACGCTGACGCCCACGAATACCAGTGGGAGGTCGCCATCGAGTACTGGTCCGACATCGCGGCTTACGCCGACGAGCACGACGTCGATATCGCCATCGAGATGCACCCGAACATGCTGGTGTACGAACCCACAGGGCTCGCACGACTTCGCGAGGCCACCAACGAGCGTGTCGGTGCTAACTTCGATCCATCCCACCTCTACTGGCAGAATATCTCGATCACTGATGCAATACGCTTCCTCGGCGAGGACGATGCTATTCACCATTTCCACGCCAAAGACACCCGTATTTACGACGAACAGGCGAACGTCAAGGGCGTCCTCGACAACACGCCCTACGACGATGAGATCAACCGCTCGTGGATCTTTCGGTCGGTCGGCTACGGCCATGGCGAAAGTCACTGGAAAGACATCGTTTCGACGCTTCGCATGGTCGGGTACGACGGCACGCTGAGTATCGAACACGAAGATTCACTCACCAGTTCGAGGGAGGGACTCGAGAAAGCGATCGAACTACTCCAGCGGGCGATTTTCACCGAACAACCGGGCGAAGCGTACTGGGCTGAGTAG
- a CDS encoding extracellular solute-binding protein, with translation MVANHSQGSDTNSSSVSRRTFVKAAGASGAAVGLAGCIYGDDGDGDEVVISMGAQTIEDVEGAMPDLLRENGLDDDISLRFSSQSDDSGDQRDTYMQLLESGEAEPDLMMVDTGWTNVLIERGHLANLSEELDDDTLDLIDSDYFDAFTETARDPDGDLFALPLFPDYAVMFYNKDYARDAGYDDSDFDDWSTNPMTWSEWAEVTEEIVEASDAEFGLATQWDIYEGTACCTWNEVMTSWGGAYFGGIDNLAGPVGDRPVTVDEEEFIEGLRMMYTFAASEEDENTHPDYPTGIASDSITSWTEEGAREPFSSGDAAMLRNWPYTVPLTLDPDNEEYPFESADDLGAMPIPYAVEEGEGAYPGTGGTTSAQGGWHIALNPNSERKEEALEVMRAMTEDDFNLGMLDVIAWLPPKPALFDADEATDPDAVGEIANYMDTLRVAGEGAMPRPVTEQWPSQVDIIAEQVNQSVAGDKSPEDAAADLQTALEDSESV, from the coding sequence ATGGTTGCTAACCATTCACAGGGGTCGGACACGAATAGCTCGAGCGTCTCTCGACGGACGTTCGTCAAAGCAGCAGGTGCGTCAGGCGCAGCAGTGGGCCTGGCAGGCTGTATTTATGGAGACGATGGGGATGGAGATGAAGTGGTTATCTCCATGGGTGCACAGACGATCGAAGACGTCGAAGGCGCCATGCCAGATTTGCTTCGCGAAAACGGATTGGATGACGATATCTCCCTGCGATTCAGTTCGCAGTCAGACGACTCCGGCGACCAGCGTGATACGTATATGCAGTTGCTCGAGTCGGGCGAAGCGGAACCCGACTTGATGATGGTGGACACCGGGTGGACGAACGTCCTCATCGAGCGAGGGCATCTCGCTAATCTCTCAGAAGAACTCGATGACGATACACTCGATTTAATTGACAGCGACTACTTCGACGCGTTTACCGAGACGGCCCGTGATCCGGATGGTGATCTGTTCGCGCTGCCGTTGTTCCCGGATTACGCGGTGATGTTCTACAACAAGGACTACGCCCGTGACGCCGGATATGACGACAGTGACTTCGACGACTGGTCGACGAACCCGATGACCTGGTCGGAGTGGGCGGAAGTCACCGAAGAGATCGTGGAAGCCTCCGACGCCGAGTTCGGTCTGGCTACCCAATGGGACATCTACGAAGGAACCGCTTGCTGTACCTGGAACGAGGTAATGACCTCGTGGGGTGGCGCATACTTCGGCGGAATCGACAACCTCGCCGGCCCGGTCGGCGACCGACCCGTCACTGTCGACGAGGAGGAGTTCATCGAGGGACTCCGCATGATGTACACGTTCGCCGCCAGCGAGGAGGACGAAAACACCCATCCGGACTACCCGACCGGTATCGCCTCGGACAGCATTACCTCCTGGACGGAAGAGGGTGCTCGAGAGCCGTTCTCCTCCGGCGACGCAGCCATGTTGCGCAACTGGCCGTACACCGTGCCGTTGACCCTCGACCCGGACAACGAGGAGTACCCGTTCGAGAGCGCAGACGACCTCGGCGCAATGCCGATTCCATACGCCGTCGAAGAGGGCGAGGGTGCCTACCCAGGCACTGGCGGTACGACGTCGGCGCAGGGTGGCTGGCACATCGCCCTCAACCCGAACTCCGAGCGAAAGGAAGAAGCCCTCGAGGTCATGCGAGCGATGACGGAAGACGACTTCAACCTCGGGATGCTCGACGTGATCGCGTGGCTCCCACCGAAACCGGCACTGTTCGATGCTGATGAGGCAACCGACCCCGACGCAGTCGGGGAAATTGCGAACTACATGGATACGCTCCGTGTAGCCGGTGAAGGCGCAATGCCTCGTCCGGTCACCGAGCAGTGGCCATCACAGGTTGACATTATCGCAGAGCAGGTCAACCAATCGGTTGCCGGTGACAAATCACCAGAGGATGCCGCTGCAGACTTACAGACGGCACTCGAAGACTCCGAATCAGTATAA
- a CDS encoding CopG family ribbon-helix-helix protein, whose product MAVVSVSMPDELLERIDQFADEHGYTGRSEVVREASRNLLGEFEDTRLEDRELMAIVTVLFDYETTSVEERMMHLRHEHESLVASNFHTHVGDHFCMELFVLEGELADISTFVGKIRATQNVLSVDYSVNPVDGFDPLSSQH is encoded by the coding sequence ATGGCCGTAGTCAGCGTTTCGATGCCCGATGAACTCCTCGAGCGAATCGATCAGTTTGCCGACGAGCACGGGTACACAGGACGGAGTGAGGTAGTCAGGGAAGCATCGCGGAATCTGCTTGGGGAATTCGAAGACACTCGACTCGAGGACCGCGAACTCATGGCCATCGTCACGGTGTTATTCGATTACGAAACGACGAGCGTTGAAGAACGCATGATGCACCTGCGTCACGAACACGAATCGCTCGTCGCCTCGAACTTTCATACGCACGTCGGCGATCATTTTTGTATGGAACTGTTCGTTCTCGAGGGCGAACTCGCCGACATTTCCACGTTCGTTGGGAAAATCAGAGCCACGCAGAACGTGTTATCCGTCGACTACTCGGTAAACCCAGTTGACGGATTCGATCCGCTGTCGAGTCAGCACTGA
- a CDS encoding carbohydrate ABC transporter permease has product MATETNTGTDSDDKNLGPLQTWTRGVLTDQDKQDRLYRALFYVAAVFFLATTLFPFYWLLVLALTPNSAILTGDWSLPVLGFEFPHPQGFNVYAFVEVFQQVPFHLYVFNSFVLATTTTIIVIMIASLAGYVFGRLEFPGRGGLMLAILMVSYFPPAAFLIPLFDAFLGNPVAIPFLGIEVFEPPRLVNTPGALLLPFSALMLPLSIFILTTFYAQIPDGLEDAARVEGTTRLGALVRVIMPLSAPGIATAAVLTFIAVYNEYFFSEIMALENVPQNWSPLVGGILSYQTQYTTDFNLMAAASVVGVLPMLIIVVFAQEKIVSGLTAGALKE; this is encoded by the coding sequence ATGGCTACAGAAACGAACACGGGAACCGATTCGGACGACAAGAACCTAGGTCCGCTCCAGACGTGGACGCGCGGTGTCCTGACCGATCAGGATAAACAGGACCGATTGTACCGGGCCCTGTTTTACGTCGCCGCAGTGTTCTTCCTTGCGACCACCCTGTTCCCGTTCTACTGGCTGTTGGTGCTCGCGCTAACGCCAAACAGCGCAATCTTGACCGGTGACTGGTCGCTGCCAGTGCTCGGCTTCGAGTTCCCACATCCACAGGGGTTCAACGTGTACGCGTTCGTCGAGGTGTTCCAGCAAGTGCCGTTCCACCTCTACGTGTTCAACAGCTTCGTGCTCGCGACGACGACGACGATCATCGTCATCATGATCGCGAGTCTCGCCGGCTACGTCTTCGGCCGACTCGAGTTCCCGGGACGTGGCGGACTGATGCTGGCAATCCTGATGGTGTCGTATTTCCCCCCAGCAGCGTTCCTGATTCCGCTGTTCGATGCGTTCCTCGGGAATCCCGTTGCGATACCGTTCCTCGGTATCGAGGTATTCGAACCGCCACGGCTGGTCAACACGCCGGGCGCGTTGCTGTTGCCATTTAGCGCGCTCATGTTGCCCCTGTCGATTTTCATCCTGACGACGTTCTACGCCCAGATTCCGGACGGCCTGGAAGACGCGGCTCGCGTCGAAGGAACGACACGACTGGGAGCACTCGTTCGCGTGATCATGCCGCTATCAGCACCCGGTATCGCCACCGCGGCAGTGCTGACGTTTATTGCGGTGTACAACGAGTACTTCTTCAGCGAGATCATGGCGCTCGAGAACGTGCCACAGAACTGGTCGCCGCTGGTGGGTGGTATCCTGAGCTACCAGACCCAGTACACGACGGATTTCAATCTGATGGCAGCAGCGAGCGTCGTCGGGGTGCTCCCCATGCTGATCATCGTGGTTTTCGCCCAGGAAAAGATCGTCAGCGGCCTGACCGCCGGCGCACTCAAGGAGTAA
- a CDS encoding transposase, whose protein sequence is MSEECKTPEAYLAPPTQHKQRKLHDEHARYESLLRRSFNNECDTMSAVNEVVSGEDLNWHSKNALKQYVPNLLDAGTYGATQLADDHPIRYANTAAVFDVDENRHHEICWEVPLPGRGTNFWIPLQLNPEQEDWWHPLIDDDDESVWAGEIRLQRDGTRWVLHVTANYEVEADHSCSCESDDVTPVGFDVGESKLLVGCALRDDTPVDPLFVDGGCVRHLRQKQTSAEDRLKQRYASNLLDDLVWGTWQDAIEDEIEKASTRAVEYASQFENPIIVLEYLDGITDEDLGKYWNRRLGKWLFSRLQSRIEEKAAERGISVEYVYPHHTSKTCHACQHIGYRPHQGTFKCTNEECWVSEYQADLNAAANIANRLNPWGESLPWKSAGDDSLRSGGQWQAHEDTSPREGLPSERRASDDKVSSSSPSVEAGAKPETGDAHTS, encoded by the coding sequence ATGAGCGAAGAGTGCAAGACACCCGAAGCGTATCTTGCCCCACCCACTCAGCACAAACAGCGCAAGCTCCACGACGAACACGCCCGATACGAATCATTGCTCCGTCGCAGTTTCAACAACGAATGCGACACGATGAGTGCCGTTAACGAGGTCGTCAGCGGTGAAGACCTCAACTGGCACTCGAAAAATGCACTCAAACAATACGTTCCCAACTTGCTCGATGCGGGCACGTATGGCGCGACGCAACTCGCAGACGATCATCCAATTCGCTACGCGAACACCGCAGCCGTCTTCGACGTTGATGAAAACCGCCACCACGAAATCTGCTGGGAGGTTCCCCTTCCCGGTCGCGGGACGAACTTTTGGATTCCACTCCAACTGAACCCCGAGCAAGAAGACTGGTGGCATCCACTCATCGACGACGATGATGAGAGCGTGTGGGCGGGCGAGATTCGCCTGCAACGCGACGGGACTCGCTGGGTGTTGCACGTCACCGCGAACTACGAAGTCGAAGCAGATCACTCGTGTTCGTGTGAAAGTGACGACGTAACGCCCGTCGGGTTCGACGTGGGCGAGTCGAAACTCTTGGTGGGCTGTGCCCTCCGAGACGACACGCCCGTCGACCCGTTGTTCGTGGATGGAGGTTGCGTCCGACACCTCCGACAAAAACAAACCTCTGCCGAAGACCGCTTGAAACAGCGGTATGCCTCAAACCTCTTGGACGACCTCGTGTGGGGTACGTGGCAAGACGCCATCGAAGACGAAATCGAGAAAGCTTCCACACGAGCCGTTGAATACGCCTCCCAGTTCGAGAACCCGATTATCGTCCTCGAATATCTCGACGGTATCACGGACGAGGACCTCGGGAAGTACTGGAATCGGCGCCTCGGCAAATGGCTGTTCTCTCGGTTACAGTCACGTATCGAGGAGAAGGCAGCGGAACGCGGTATTTCTGTGGAATACGTGTATCCGCATCACACGTCGAAGACGTGTCACGCTTGCCAACACATCGGGTACAGGCCGCATCAGGGCACGTTCAAGTGTACGAACGAGGAGTGCTGGGTGTCGGAGTATCAGGCGGATTTGAACGCAGCAGCGAATATAGCCAATCGGTTGAATCCGTGGGGAGAGAGTCTGCCTTGGAAATCGGCAGGCGATGACTCGCTACGGAGTGGGGGCCAGTGGCAGGCCCACGAAGACACGTCACCGAGGGAGGGACTCCCGTCCGAGAGGCGGGCTTCCGATGACAAGGTTTCGTCTAGCTCACCATCGGTGGAAGCGGGGGCGAAGCCGGAGACCGGTGACGCGCACACGTCTTGA